One region of Chanodichthys erythropterus isolate Z2021 chromosome 24, ASM2448905v1, whole genome shotgun sequence genomic DNA includes:
- the cox8b gene encoding cytochrome c oxidase subunit 8B, which translates to MSALNGSFNLLRAAMRHQIIPKANISSKPAKHVLSTGEQVFVMATMFVTILGPSGWILAHLEDYKSRPGAAQE; encoded by the exons ATGTCGGCCTTAAATGGCTCTTTCAACTTGCTGAGGGCTGCGATGAGACATCAAATCATCCCTAAAGCCAACATTTCATCCAAACCAGCCAAACATGTGCTGTCCACTGGG GAGCAAGTCTTTGTAATGGCGACCATGTTCGTGACCATCCTGGGCCCCTCTGGATGGATCCTGGCACATTTGGAGGACTACAAGAGCCGTCCTGGTGCAGCCCAAGAATAA
- the ric8a gene encoding synembryn-A isoform X1: MLKGGTVMKMDLNAIIEKMETGDQDAALTALQTYNKEKSQCFLFTPGEEEDRERLGELVLGFLERDLQPSCQLACLETIRILSRDKKSLGPFATRHAMQILIRHAGLGQGEGVTPEIPDLEVIVEALKCLCNIVFNSEAAQEAGAELQLIMGLAERLKQCREPQWNHDVRFFDLRLTFLITALRVDVRAQLARELRGVSLLSEALDATLGLCWPDMYEVARAGFDGCSDLPPLGRQETERAMEILKILFNVTFDSNRRKVDEEEAATYRHLGAILRHCIMSTSEGEERTEEMHSHTVNLLGNLPLPCLDVLLMPKVQQGSIEYMGVNMDAVKVLLEFMEKRLDRGNKLKETLLPSLNLLTESARIHRETRKFLRMKLCVCVSTQVLPPLRDVKNRPEVGNALRNKLVRLMTHIDTDVKHCAAEFLFVLCKESVSRFIKYTGYGNAAGLLAARGLMRGGRDPGHYSEDEDSDTEEYREAKPHINPVTGRVEEEQPNPMEGMTEEQKEYEAMKLVNMFDKLSREQVIQPMKIGADGKMTSLEPQELHYLARQQFGESNNSDSDSDTN; this comes from the exons CGTCTGGGTGAGTTAGTGTTGGGCTTCCTGGAGAGAGACCTCCAGCCGTCATGTCAGCTGGCCTGCCTGGAAACCATCCGCATCCTGTCCCGTGACAAGAAGAGCCTGGGTCCCTTCGCCACCCGCCACGCCATGCAGATCCTGATCCGACATGCTGGCCTCGGGCAGGGCGAGGGCGTCACGCCTGAGATCCCGGACCTGGAGGTGATCGTGGAGGCCCTGAAGTGCTTGTGCAACATCGTGTTCAACAGCGAGGCGGCTCAGGAGGCGGGGGCGGAGCTCCAGCTGATCATGGGATTGGCCGAGAGGCTTAAGCAGTGCCGTGAGCCACAGTGGAACCACGACGTGCGATTCTTCGACCTGCGCCTCACGTTTTTGATCACCGCCCTGAGAGTGGACGTGAGAGCCCAGCTGGCACGCGAGCTGAGGGGTGTTAGTCTGCTGTCGGAGGCTTTGGACGCCACGCTCGGCCTCTGCTGGCCTGACATGTACGAGGTGGCCCGTGCGGGCTTTGATGGCTGCTCAGATCTGCCCCCGCTGGGGAGACAGGAGACGGAGCGAGCCATGGAGATCCTGAAGATCCTCTTTAATGTCACCTTTGATTCCAACCGCCGCAAGGTGGATGAG GAAGAAGCAGCCACTTACAGACACCTGGGTGCCATACTGAGACACTGCATCATGAGCACCTCAGAGGGAGAGGAGCGCACGGAAGAGATGCACAG CCACACGGTGAACCTGCTGGGGAACCTGCCGCTTCCATGTCTTGACGTCTTACTGATGCCTAAAGTCCAGCAGGGCTCTATCGAGTACATGGGCGTCAACATGGACGCCGTGAAGGTGCTGCTGGAGTTTATGGAGAAAAGACTCGACCGG GGAAACAAGCTGAAGGAAACCTTGCTGCCCTCATTAAATCTACTAACAGAGAGCGCTCGCATCCACAGAGAGACCAGGAAGTTTTTACGAATGAAG ttgtgtgtttgtgtgtctacGCAGGTGCTTCCCCCATTACGAGATGTCAAAAACAGACCCGAGGTCGGTAACGCTTTACGGAACAAGCTAGTGCGTCTAATGACACACATAGACACGGACGTGAAGCACTGTGCAGCTGAGTTCCTGTTTGTGCTGTGCAAGGAGAGTG TTTCCAGGTTTATCAAGTACACAGGTTACGGTAACGCGGCCGGGCTGCTGGCCGCTCGGGGACTGATGAGAGGCGGCCGAGACCCTGGACATTACTCTGAAGATGAGGACAGCGATACTGAGGAGTACAGAGAGGCAAAACCTCA TATCAATCCAGTGACTGGCCGTGTGGAGGAGGAGCAGCCCAATCCAATGGAGGGAATGACCGAAGAACAGAAAGAATATGAAGCCATGAAACTGGTCAACATGTTCGACAAACTCTCTAG GGAGCAGGTGATCCAGCCTATGAAAATTGGAGCTGATGGTAAAATGACTTCATTGGAACCACAAGAGCTTCATTATTTAGCCCGCCAACAGTTCGGAGAGTCCAATAATTCTGACAGTGACAGCGACACAAACTAA
- the psmd13 gene encoding 26S proteasome non-ATPase regulatory subunit 13, which produces MKDVLGYLKQQQSKSPTPEMASEWHSLEDLYNRKLWHQLTLKLTDFVQDPYFSKGDGLIQLYENFLSDFEHRINPLSLVEIILHVAKQMPDPNTAITFLEKTKEKVKSSDEAVILCKTSIGSLKLDISDLPATKKLIEEVEEMLNNLPGVTSVHGRFYDLSSKYYRIIGNHALYYKDALRYLGCVEAKDLPEAEQQERAFTLGLAGLLGEGVYNFGELLMHPVLESLRNTDKQWLIDTLYAFNAGNVEKFQALKTAWGQQPDLAAHEVKLMQKIQLLCVMEMTFTRPANHRQLTFQEIAQSAKIQVNEVELLVMKALSVGLIKGSIDEVEKKVHMTWVQPRVLDLQQIKGMKDRLDSWCGDVKNMAMLVEHQAQDILT; this is translated from the exons ATGAAAGATGTCCTCGGATACCTCAAACAACAGCAGAGCAAGAGCCCGACGCCCGAGATGGCATCGGAGTGGCACTCGCTGGAGGATCTGTACAACAGAAA ATTGTGGCATCAGTTGACTCTGAAGCTGACAGACTTTGTGCAGGACCCTTATTTCTCCAAAGGGGACGGTCTCATTCAG CTCTATGAAAACTTCCTTAGTGATTTTGAACACAG AATCAACCCATTGTCCTTAGTAGAAATCATCCTTCATGTTGCAAAACAAATGCCAG atcCAAATACAGCCATCACCTTTCTTGAGAAAACAAAGGAGAAG GTTAAATCCAGTGACGAGGCCGTCATCCTCTGCAAAACCTCAATTGGCAGCCTCAAGCTCGACATCAGCGATCTCCCAGCGACAAAG AAATTAATAGAGGAAGTGGAAGAGATGCTGAACAATCTCCCGGGTGTGACATCAGTGCACGGGCGATTTTACGATCTGTCGAGCAAATATTACCGCATCATTGGGAACCACGCCTTGTACTACAAGGATGCCCTGCGGTACTTGGGATGTGTGGAAGCAAAAGACCTACCTG AAGCAGAGCAGCAAGAAAGAGCTTTCACATTAGGTCTGGCCGGCCTCCTCGGAGAGGGGGTGTACAACTTTGGAGAACTG CTGATGCACCCAGTCCTGGAGTCTCTGAGGAACACGGATAAACAGTGGCTGATAGACACGCTCTACGCATTTAATGCAGGCAACGTGGAGAAATTCCAAGCCCTGAAGACTGCATGGGGCCAACAG CCCGATCTCGCAGCTCACGAGGTCAAACTCATGCAGAAGATCCAGCTGCTCTGTGTCATGGAG ATGACTTTCACACGGCCAGCCAATCACAGGCAGCTGACGTTCCAGGAAATTGCACAGAGTGCCAAAATCCAAGTGAATGAG GTGGAGCTGTTGGTGATGAAGGCTCTGTCCGTCGGACTGATCAAGGGAAGCATTGATGAGGTGGAAAAGAAAGTTCACATGACCTGGGTTCAGCCCAGAGTGCTGGACTTGCAGCAG ATTAAGGGCATGAAGGATCGTTTGGACTCATGGTGTGGGGATGTTAAGAACATGGCTATGTTGGTGGAACACCAGGCTCAGGACATCCTGACTTAG
- the ric8a gene encoding synembryn-A isoform X2, whose amino-acid sequence MLKGGTVMKMDLNAIIEKMETGDQDAALTALQTYNKEKSQCFLFTPGEEEDRERLGELVLGFLERDLQPSCQLACLETIRILSRDKKSLGPFATRHAMQILIRHAGLGQGEGVTPEIPDLEVIVEALKCLCNIVFNSEAAQEAGAELQLIMGLAERLKQCREPQWNHDVRFFDLRLTFLITALRVDVRAQLARELRGVSLLSEALDATLGLCWPDMYEVARAGFDGCSDLPPLGRQETERAMEILKILFNVTFDSNRRKVDEEEAATYRHLGAILRHCIMSTSEGEERTEEMHSHTVNLLGNLPLPCLDVLLMPKVQQGSIEYMGVNMDAVKVLLEFMEKRLDRGNKLKETLLPSLNLLTESARIHRETRKFLRMKVLPPLRDVKNRPEVGNALRNKLVRLMTHIDTDVKHCAAEFLFVLCKESVSRFIKYTGYGNAAGLLAARGLMRGGRDPGHYSEDEDSDTEEYREAKPHINPVTGRVEEEQPNPMEGMTEEQKEYEAMKLVNMFDKLSREQVIQPMKIGADGKMTSLEPQELHYLARQQFGESNNSDSDSDTN is encoded by the exons CGTCTGGGTGAGTTAGTGTTGGGCTTCCTGGAGAGAGACCTCCAGCCGTCATGTCAGCTGGCCTGCCTGGAAACCATCCGCATCCTGTCCCGTGACAAGAAGAGCCTGGGTCCCTTCGCCACCCGCCACGCCATGCAGATCCTGATCCGACATGCTGGCCTCGGGCAGGGCGAGGGCGTCACGCCTGAGATCCCGGACCTGGAGGTGATCGTGGAGGCCCTGAAGTGCTTGTGCAACATCGTGTTCAACAGCGAGGCGGCTCAGGAGGCGGGGGCGGAGCTCCAGCTGATCATGGGATTGGCCGAGAGGCTTAAGCAGTGCCGTGAGCCACAGTGGAACCACGACGTGCGATTCTTCGACCTGCGCCTCACGTTTTTGATCACCGCCCTGAGAGTGGACGTGAGAGCCCAGCTGGCACGCGAGCTGAGGGGTGTTAGTCTGCTGTCGGAGGCTTTGGACGCCACGCTCGGCCTCTGCTGGCCTGACATGTACGAGGTGGCCCGTGCGGGCTTTGATGGCTGCTCAGATCTGCCCCCGCTGGGGAGACAGGAGACGGAGCGAGCCATGGAGATCCTGAAGATCCTCTTTAATGTCACCTTTGATTCCAACCGCCGCAAGGTGGATGAG GAAGAAGCAGCCACTTACAGACACCTGGGTGCCATACTGAGACACTGCATCATGAGCACCTCAGAGGGAGAGGAGCGCACGGAAGAGATGCACAG CCACACGGTGAACCTGCTGGGGAACCTGCCGCTTCCATGTCTTGACGTCTTACTGATGCCTAAAGTCCAGCAGGGCTCTATCGAGTACATGGGCGTCAACATGGACGCCGTGAAGGTGCTGCTGGAGTTTATGGAGAAAAGACTCGACCGG GGAAACAAGCTGAAGGAAACCTTGCTGCCCTCATTAAATCTACTAACAGAGAGCGCTCGCATCCACAGAGAGACCAGGAAGTTTTTACGAATGAAG GTGCTTCCCCCATTACGAGATGTCAAAAACAGACCCGAGGTCGGTAACGCTTTACGGAACAAGCTAGTGCGTCTAATGACACACATAGACACGGACGTGAAGCACTGTGCAGCTGAGTTCCTGTTTGTGCTGTGCAAGGAGAGTG TTTCCAGGTTTATCAAGTACACAGGTTACGGTAACGCGGCCGGGCTGCTGGCCGCTCGGGGACTGATGAGAGGCGGCCGAGACCCTGGACATTACTCTGAAGATGAGGACAGCGATACTGAGGAGTACAGAGAGGCAAAACCTCA TATCAATCCAGTGACTGGCCGTGTGGAGGAGGAGCAGCCCAATCCAATGGAGGGAATGACCGAAGAACAGAAAGAATATGAAGCCATGAAACTGGTCAACATGTTCGACAAACTCTCTAG GGAGCAGGTGATCCAGCCTATGAAAATTGGAGCTGATGGTAAAATGACTTCATTGGAACCACAAGAGCTTCATTATTTAGCCCGCCAACAGTTCGGAGAGTCCAATAATTCTGACAGTGACAGCGACACAAACTAA